In one window of Miscanthus floridulus cultivar M001 chromosome 12, ASM1932011v1, whole genome shotgun sequence DNA:
- the LOC136496756 gene encoding plasmodesmata-located protein 8-like: MHRPRSHLCRSSVAAVVFAAIIIIGLSAAGVGEAATGTFIYAGCSPSKYQPGTPFEGNLDSLLASIASAAPNAGYNSFTAGANGTAAYGLYQCRGDLGGADCAACVRDALAQLSQVCAASYAASLQLEGCYVRYDSTNFLGTPDAAMVYRKCSTSSSSDGGFLSNRDAVLGDLQQGVGGASGGYKVSSSGSVQGVAQCLGDLAAADCTACLAQAVGQLKGTCGTALAADVYLAQCYVRYWANGYYFRPTQDYSQDDVGRTVAIIVGILAGLALFVVFISFLRKTC; encoded by the exons ATGCATCGCCCGCGCAGCCATCTTTGCCGCTCCAGCGTCGCTGCGGTTGTTTTCgccgccatcatcatcatcgggctCAGCGCGGCGGGCGTCGGCGAGGCGGCCACGGGCACGTTCATCTACGCCGGCTGCTCGCCGTCCAAGTACCAGCCGGGCACCCCCTTCGAGGGCAACCTGGACTCGCTCCTCGCCTCCATCGCCAGCGCGGCGCCCAACGCCGGGTACAACAGCTTCACGGCGGGTGCCAACGGCACGGCCGCGTACGGTCTGTACCAGTGCCGCGGCGACCTGGGCGGCGCCGACTGCGCGGCGTGCGTGCGGGACGCGCTGGCGCAGCTGAGCCAGGTGTGCGCGGCGTCGTACGCGGCGTCGCTGCAGCTGGAAGGGTGCTACGTGCGGTACGACAGCACCAACTTCCTGGGCACGCCCGACGCCGCCATGGTGTACCGCAAGtgcagcaccagcagcagcagcgacggcGGGTTCCTCAGCAACCGGGACGCCGTGCTCGGGGACCTGCAGCAGGGCGTGGGCGGGGCCAGCGGCGGGTACAAGGTGAGCAGCTCCGGCAGCGTGCAGGGCGTGGCGCAGTGCCTGGGCGACCTCGCGGCGGCCGACTGCACGGCGTGCCTGGCGCAGGCGGTCGGCCAGCTCAAGGGCACCTGCGGCACCGCGCTGGCCGCCGACGTATACCTGGCGCAGTGCTACGTCAGGTACTGGGCCAACGGCTACTACTTCCGCCCGACACAAG ATTATTCGCAGGATGATGTCGGGAGGACTGTGGCCATAATCGTCGGCATCTTGGCAGGACTGGCGCTCTTCGTGGTGTTCATCTCGTTCCTCAGAAAAACAT GCTAG
- the LOC136496757 gene encoding vacuolar-processing enzyme beta-isozyme 1-like isoform X2 — MFERYEQLNGESVEKLRALIEIKETVQHRKHLDSSIDFIGRLVFGFEKGPSMLEAVRTSGQPLVDDWDCLKRMVRIFESQCGSLTQYGMKHMRAFANICNSRISEMKMRESSICACSSYNSARWSTMAQGHSA, encoded by the exons ATGTTTGAGAGG TATGAGCAGTTAAATGGGGAGTCTGTAGAGAAGCTGAGGGCTCTTATAGAGATTAAAGAAACTGTTCAACATAGGAAACATCTTGACAGCAGTATTGATTTCATTGGGAGGCTTGTCTTCGGATTTGAGAAAGGGCCTTCAATGCTTGAGGCTGTTAGAACCTCGGGTCAACCATTAGTCGATGACTGGGATTGTTTGAAGAGGATG GTGCGGATTTTCGAATCCCAGTGTGGCTCACTTACTCAGTATGGCATGAAGCACATGAGAGCGTTTGCAAACATTTGCAACAGCCGTATATCTGAGATGAAAATGAGGGAGTCAAGCATCTGCGCTTGCAGCAGCTACAACTCGGCGAGGTGGAGCACAATGGCTCAGGGACACAGCGCTTGA